One window of Bacillus sp. THAF10 genomic DNA carries:
- a CDS encoding peroxidase-related enzyme (This protein belongs to a clade of uncharacterized proteins related to peroxidases such as the alkylhydroperoxidase AhpD.) yields MEARIKIVEPKDAEGKLKELYDKFNGQLANILKVHSLNPKSLESHYEYYKVIMFGKSPLPRVTREMIATVVSSENECFYUMEHHGAALHLLTKDQKLVNDLKKNYLEVSLDQKTKAILDYAVKLTKKPHSIRDEDVENLRFNGCSDQEILDICQIASYFNFVNRMAEGLGVKLEKM; encoded by the coding sequence GTGGAAGCAAGAATTAAAATAGTTGAACCTAAAGACGCAGAAGGTAAGCTAAAAGAGCTGTATGACAAATTTAATGGTCAATTGGCCAACATACTCAAGGTGCATTCATTAAATCCTAAATCCCTTGAATCTCATTATGAATATTATAAAGTAATTATGTTTGGAAAATCTCCTTTGCCAAGAGTAACGCGAGAAATGATTGCTACTGTAGTGTCATCAGAGAATGAATGTTTTTACTGAATGGAACATCATGGGGCGGCGCTCCATTTGTTAACGAAAGATCAAAAGCTTGTTAATGATCTTAAGAAAAATTACTTAGAGGTGTCATTAGATCAAAAAACAAAAGCAATTTTGGATTATGCAGTAAAATTGACAAAAAAACCACATAGCATCAGAGATGAAGATGTTGAAAATTTACGATTTAACGGTTGTTCTGATCAAGAAATTCTAGATATATGTCAAATTGCTTCTTATTTTAATTTTGTAAATAGAATGGCTGAAGGGCTAGGAGTGAAACTGGAAAAGATGTAA
- a CDS encoding SDR family NAD(P)-dependent oxidoreductase, whose protein sequence is MENKIVIVTGAANGIGKGIAEAFIEKGAIVILADLNLKAGQALQKELGDHSLFVQTDVRKEEDIINLMNTTLTQFNKIDILINNAGVFRFTPLHEFTVEAWDDVIHTNLRSVFIASKEASKHMKNGGSIVNIASTRAKMSEPNSEAYAATKGGIVALTHALAASLSDYNITVNAISPGWIQTENYEDLREKDHTQHLSNRVGKPSDIAKACLYLTDSENNFVNGENLTIDGGMTRKMIYEG, encoded by the coding sequence GTGGAAAACAAAATCGTCATTGTCACTGGGGCTGCGAATGGTATTGGAAAAGGCATTGCCGAAGCTTTTATCGAGAAAGGTGCAATTGTAATCCTCGCTGACCTTAATCTTAAAGCTGGACAAGCGCTTCAAAAAGAACTAGGAGATCATTCGCTGTTTGTACAGACTGATGTGCGTAAAGAGGAAGATATCATCAATTTAATGAACACGACGTTGACGCAATTTAACAAAATCGACATTCTCATCAACAATGCAGGTGTTTTTCGGTTTACCCCCCTTCATGAGTTTACCGTGGAAGCATGGGACGATGTGATTCACACGAATTTGCGAAGTGTGTTCATCGCATCAAAGGAAGCATCCAAGCACATGAAAAACGGCGGGTCCATTGTAAATATCGCTTCTACACGGGCAAAAATGTCTGAGCCGAACTCAGAAGCTTATGCGGCCACAAAAGGTGGAATTGTCGCACTTACTCATGCACTGGCTGCATCTTTAAGTGATTACAACATCACTGTAAATGCGATTTCCCCAGGGTGGATCCAGACAGAAAACTATGAGGACTTACGAGAAAAAGATCACACCCAACATTTATCCAATCGAGTTGGGAAGCCTTCGGATATTGCTAAGGCCTGTTTGTATTTAACTGATTCAGAAAACAACTTTGTTAATGGGGAAAACCTGACAATAGATGGTGGCATGACGAGAAAAATGATTTATGAAGGGTAA
- a CDS encoding DUF962 domain-containing protein, with product MREKVKKDLILYQKAHQNKWNQWLHYFAFLFAFLAWIFLFINWWVTLGLAALHYVFSWVGHFYFEQNKPASFKYPILGFYAGFTWFFIRSFELLSGKRILP from the coding sequence ATGAGAGAAAAGGTTAAAAAGGATTTAATCCTTTATCAAAAAGCGCACCAAAACAAATGGAATCAATGGCTTCATTACTTTGCCTTTCTATTTGCATTCTTAGCTTGGATTTTTTTGTTTATTAATTGGTGGGTGACACTTGGGCTTGCTGCATTACACTATGTGTTTTCGTGGGTTGGCCACTTTTACTTTGAACAAAATAAACCAGCATCCTTTAAGTATCCTATACTTGGCTTTTATGCAGGGTTTACTTGGTTTTTTATACGAAGTTTTGAATTGTTATCTGGGAAAAGAATTTTACCGTAA
- the smpB gene encoding SsrA-binding protein SmpB, with protein sequence MPKGEGKVISTNKKANHDYFIEQTYETGMVLQGTEIKSLRAGRVNLKDSFARVQNGEVFLHNLHISPYEQGNRYNHDPLRTRKLLLHKKQISQLVGLTKEEGYALVPLKIYLKNGYAKLLLGLGKGKKKYDKREDLKKKEAKRDIERAFRERQKG encoded by the coding sequence ATGCCTAAAGGCGAAGGTAAGGTAATTAGCACAAACAAAAAAGCAAATCATGATTATTTTATTGAGCAGACCTACGAAACTGGAATGGTCTTGCAAGGGACAGAAATCAAGTCCTTGCGTGCCGGCCGTGTAAACTTGAAGGACTCCTTTGCCCGCGTGCAGAATGGGGAAGTATTTTTACACAACCTCCACATCAGTCCATATGAGCAAGGAAACCGTTATAACCATGATCCTCTCCGAACGAGAAAGCTTTTGCTGCATAAAAAGCAAATAAGTCAGCTAGTAGGTCTTACAAAGGAAGAAGGCTATGCATTAGTGCCGTTAAAAATTTATTTGAAAAACGGCTATGCTAAATTATTGTTGGGCCTTGGAAAAGGGAAAAAGAAATACGATAAGCGTGAAGACTTGAAGAAGAAAGAAGCAAAACGAGACATTGAACGAGCATTCCGTGAACGCCAAAAGGGTTAA
- a CDS encoding YjcZ family sporulation protein — protein MSGGYVGAGGFALVVVLFILLIIVGAAFVGGGGYGY, from the coding sequence ATGTCTGGAGGATATGTAGGTGCAGGAGGATTTGCATTAGTAGTAGTGTTATTTATTCTACTAATAATTGTAGGTGCTGCTTTCGTCGGTGGCGGAGGCTACGGTTACTAA
- a CDS encoding ATP-binding protein, producing MYVKICVSKDDRMLEEYLTNVRERCHVNGLDPKVIPTFERLTDEELEKIQLEYKDTLDIIRLFMNKFLEKSKGIPLLVAVTDDKCNIIEYLGDPSLEDTVVNQVGLKKGVQFSEEQAGVNSVLAALELGVSVQVVGEEHFYSFLAETACYSVPLIHQNRVVGTISIMTFLQVANPLIMASLETVVDSIQRELDLLEKNRYLNEMNHMVLEQSNSGYIIVNKYSEVIKINPKAYGIFDLNHNKKPSSIKELNLLREVHDLHLQGNDIHDYKIFFQHGKETRTCLINFFPFQEGTLIQLHDITEYTKTESYIQNAEKLAIVGQMAAGVAHEIKNPLTTLKGFIQISQQTNEDNFYSEIMLKEIERINQITNEFLVLSKPTVQKKDIYDVRDLISEMGILLSSFTIVKNVNIIYDFEEVPLVFIDGNQLKQVFINLVKNSVEAMDKNGTLTISVKKLANNMLLICFADNGKGFPDEILMRMGQPFLTTKKHGNGLGLMVCKRIVETIHHGELHIRNAQDSGAVVEILLPQTN from the coding sequence ATGTATGTGAAAATTTGCGTTTCAAAGGATGATAGGATGCTAGAAGAATATTTAACGAATGTACGCGAACGTTGCCACGTGAATGGTTTAGACCCAAAAGTGATACCCACCTTTGAGCGATTAACTGATGAGGAGCTTGAAAAAATTCAGTTAGAATATAAAGACACACTTGATATTATTCGTTTGTTTATGAATAAGTTCCTAGAAAAAAGCAAAGGAATTCCATTATTAGTAGCAGTGACTGATGATAAATGCAATATTATTGAATACTTAGGAGATCCTAGCCTGGAGGACACGGTGGTCAATCAGGTTGGGTTGAAAAAAGGAGTGCAATTTTCTGAAGAGCAAGCTGGTGTCAATTCTGTTTTAGCTGCACTAGAGCTCGGGGTTTCTGTACAAGTTGTGGGAGAGGAGCACTTCTATTCCTTCCTTGCTGAGACGGCCTGTTATAGTGTTCCTTTAATTCATCAAAATCGAGTGGTTGGGACAATTTCGATCATGACGTTTCTTCAAGTAGCAAATCCTTTGATTATGGCATCCTTGGAAACCGTGGTTGATTCCATCCAACGTGAGCTTGACCTTTTAGAGAAGAATCGCTATCTTAATGAAATGAATCACATGGTACTAGAGCAGTCTAATTCTGGTTACATTATAGTGAACAAATATAGTGAAGTAATAAAGATAAATCCAAAAGCGTATGGGATTTTCGATTTGAATCACAATAAGAAACCATCCTCCATTAAGGAGTTAAACCTATTGAGGGAAGTTCACGACCTTCACTTACAGGGGAATGATATTCATGATTATAAGATTTTTTTCCAGCATGGAAAGGAAACGAGAACTTGTTTGATAAATTTCTTTCCTTTTCAGGAAGGAACCCTTATTCAACTTCATGATATTACGGAATATACAAAAACGGAATCCTATATCCAAAATGCCGAAAAGCTGGCAATTGTCGGGCAAATGGCAGCAGGAGTGGCGCATGAAATCAAAAATCCTCTAACTACATTAAAGGGCTTCATTCAAATATCTCAGCAAACTAATGAGGATAATTTTTATTCTGAGATTATGCTAAAAGAGATTGAAAGAATCAATCAGATTACCAATGAGTTTCTTGTGCTATCAAAACCAACTGTTCAAAAAAAGGATATCTACGATGTTCGTGACTTAATCAGTGAAATGGGTATTTTACTTTCAAGCTTTACGATAGTCAAAAATGTGAATATTATCTATGATTTTGAGGAAGTTCCGTTAGTTTTTATTGATGGCAATCAATTGAAGCAGGTTTTTATTAATTTGGTGAAAAATAGTGTAGAAGCAATGGACAAAAATGGAACACTAACCATTAGTGTGAAAAAGCTTGCTAATAATATGCTTCTTATTTGTTTTGCTGACAACGGCAAAGGGTTTCCTGACGAGATTCTAATGCGTATGGGTCAGCCCTTTTTGACAACAAAGAAGCATGGAAATGGGCTGGGACTGATGGTTTGCAAACGCATTGTTGAAACAATTCATCATGGTGAACTGCATATTAGAAATGCCCAAGACAGTGGAGCAGTGGTGGAAATTCTTTTGCCACAGACTAACTAA